In one window of Kwoniella newhampshirensis strain CBS 13917 chromosome 14, whole genome shotgun sequence DNA:
- a CDS encoding 40S ribosomal protein eS12 has product MSDAGSETASNPPVDVEATEVEVADKSGPLSVEDALQQVIKTALVHDGLARGLREAAKALDKREAHLCVLVETVTEAEYLKLIEALCAEHSIQLIKVSDAKVLGQWAGLAKIDREGKPRKVVGCSCVVITNYGQDSPALQVLLEYFKTR; this is encoded by the exons ATGTCTGACGCTGGATCTGAAACCGCTTCCAACCCCCCCGTCGACGTCGAGGCCaccgaggtcgaggtcgccGACAAGTCCGGTCCCTTGTCTGTCGAGGACGCTCTTCAGCAGGTCATCAAGACCGCTCTCGTCCACGACGGTCTTGCTAGGGGTCTCAGGGAGGCCGCCAAGGCTCTCGACAAGAGGGAGGCACATCTCTGTGTCCTCGTCGAGACCGTGACTGAGG CCGAGTACCTCAAGCTCATCGAGGCTCTTTGCGCCGAGCACAGCATTCAGCTCATCAAGGTCTCCGACGCTAAGGTCCTTGGTCAATGGGCTGGTCTTGCC AAGATCGACCGTGAGGGTAAACCTCGAAAGGTCGTTGGATGCTCTTGTGTCGTCATCACCAACTACGGCCAGGACAGTCCTGCCCTCCAGGTCCTTTTGGAGT ACTTTAAGACCCGATAA